The proteins below come from a single Streptomyces sp. SCSIO 75703 genomic window:
- a CDS encoding NADH-quinone oxidoreductase subunit G produces MTVTTNAASGGGQAALPPEDLVTLTIDGIEISVPKGTLVIRAAEQLGIEIPRFCDHPLLDPVGACRQCIVEVEGQRKPMASCTITCTDGMVVKTQLTSQVAEKAQKGVMELLLINHPLDCPVCDKGGECPLQNQAMSHGQADSRFDGRKRTFAKPVPISTQVLLDRERCVLCARCTRFSNQVAGDPMIELLERGALQQVGTGEGDPFESYFSGNTIQICPVGALTSAAYRFRSRPFDLISSPSVCEHCSGGCATRTDHRRGRVMRRLAADDPEVNEEWLCDKGRFGFRYAQQRDRLTTPLVRNAEGELEAASWPDALRIAAQGLLASRGRTGVLAGGRLTVEDAYAYSKFARVALDTNDVDFRARPHSAEEADFLAAHVAGHGRDLDGGGVTHTALEQAPAVLLVGFEAEEEAPGVFLRLRKAWRRHGQQVYALATHATRGLTKAGGTLLPAAPGTETEWLDALAGGVGLEEDGGRAAEALRAEGAVIVVGERLAGVAGGLTAAVRTATATGARLVWIPRRAGERGAVETGALPGLLPGGRPATDPRARQEVAAAWGLAELPHRHGRDTGQIVEAAAAGELQALLVAGVEVADLPDPARAREALDEVGFLVSLELRPGEVTDRADVVLPVAAVAEKAGTFLNWEGRVRSFEAALKPEQMTRRLAPTDGRVLQMLADAMDVHLGLPDLATTRAEIDRLGPWDGARPEGARHTAGALPRPAAGEAVLAGHRLLLDLGLLQQGDEALAGTRHAALARVSSATAAEAGVKDGDRLAVTGPAGTVALPLSVTDMPDRVVWLPLNSAGAGVASDAGALPGSLVRIGPATLAGEAPKEVEG; encoded by the coding sequence ATGACCGTGACCACCAACGCCGCCTCCGGTGGGGGGCAGGCGGCCCTCCCGCCCGAGGACCTGGTCACGCTGACCATCGACGGCATCGAGATCAGCGTGCCCAAGGGCACCCTCGTGATCCGGGCCGCCGAGCAGCTCGGCATCGAGATCCCGCGCTTTTGCGACCACCCCCTCCTCGACCCGGTCGGCGCCTGCCGCCAGTGCATCGTCGAGGTGGAGGGCCAGCGCAAGCCGATGGCCTCCTGCACCATCACCTGCACCGACGGGATGGTGGTGAAGACGCAGCTCACCTCGCAGGTCGCGGAGAAGGCCCAGAAGGGTGTGATGGAGCTGCTGCTCATCAACCACCCGCTGGACTGCCCTGTCTGCGACAAGGGCGGCGAGTGCCCGCTGCAGAACCAGGCCATGTCGCACGGCCAGGCCGACTCGCGCTTCGACGGCCGCAAGCGGACCTTCGCCAAGCCCGTGCCGATCTCCACGCAGGTGCTGCTGGACCGCGAGCGGTGCGTGCTGTGCGCCCGCTGCACCCGGTTCTCCAACCAGGTCGCCGGCGACCCGATGATCGAGCTGCTGGAACGCGGCGCGCTCCAGCAGGTCGGCACCGGCGAGGGCGACCCGTTCGAGTCGTACTTCTCCGGCAACACCATCCAGATCTGCCCGGTCGGCGCGCTCACCTCCGCCGCCTACCGGTTCCGCTCCCGCCCCTTCGACCTCATCTCCTCGCCGTCCGTGTGCGAGCACTGCTCGGGCGGCTGCGCCACCCGCACCGACCACCGGCGCGGCCGGGTCATGCGGCGGCTCGCCGCCGACGATCCCGAGGTCAACGAGGAGTGGCTCTGCGACAAGGGCCGCTTCGGCTTCCGGTACGCGCAGCAGCGCGACCGGCTCACCACACCGCTGGTGCGCAACGCCGAGGGCGAACTGGAGGCCGCCTCCTGGCCGGACGCGCTGCGGATCGCCGCGCAGGGCCTGCTGGCCTCCCGGGGACGCACCGGCGTCCTGGCCGGCGGCCGGCTCACCGTCGAGGACGCCTACGCCTACAGCAAGTTCGCGCGGGTGGCGCTCGACACCAACGACGTCGACTTCCGGGCCCGCCCGCACAGCGCCGAGGAGGCCGACTTCCTCGCCGCCCACGTCGCCGGACACGGCCGGGACCTGGACGGCGGCGGCGTCACCCACACCGCCCTGGAGCAGGCGCCGGCCGTGCTCCTGGTCGGTTTCGAGGCGGAGGAGGAGGCGCCCGGCGTCTTCCTGCGGCTGCGCAAGGCGTGGCGCCGGCACGGCCAGCAGGTGTACGCCCTGGCCACCCACGCCACCCGCGGCCTCACCAAGGCCGGCGGCACCCTGCTCCCCGCCGCGCCCGGCACCGAGACCGAGTGGCTGGACGCGCTGGCCGGCGGGGTCGGCCTGGAGGAGGACGGCGGCCGGGCCGCCGAGGCCCTGCGCGCCGAGGGCGCGGTGATCGTCGTCGGCGAGCGGCTGGCCGGCGTGGCCGGCGGGCTCACCGCCGCCGTGCGCACCGCGACGGCGACCGGCGCCCGGCTGGTGTGGATCCCGCGCCGGGCCGGCGAGCGCGGCGCCGTCGAGACGGGCGCGCTGCCGGGGCTGCTGCCGGGCGGCCGCCCGGCCACCGACCCGCGGGCGAGGCAGGAGGTCGCCGCCGCCTGGGGCCTGGCCGAACTGCCGCACCGCCACGGCCGCGACACCGGCCAGATCGTCGAGGCCGCCGCCGCGGGCGAGTTGCAGGCGCTGCTGGTGGCGGGCGTGGAGGTCGCGGACCTGCCCGATCCGGCGCGCGCCCGCGAGGCGCTCGACGAGGTCGGCTTCCTGGTCTCGCTGGAGCTGCGGCCCGGCGAGGTCACCGACCGGGCCGACGTGGTCCTGCCGGTCGCCGCGGTCGCCGAGAAGGCGGGCACCTTCCTCAACTGGGAGGGCCGGGTCCGCTCCTTCGAGGCCGCGCTCAAGCCCGAGCAGATGACCCGGCGCCTGGCCCCGACCGACGGCCGGGTGCTCCAGATGCTGGCCGACGCCATGGACGTCCACCTCGGCCTGCCCGACCTCGCCACCACCCGCGCGGAGATCGACCGGCTCGGCCCCTGGGACGGCGCGCGCCCCGAGGGGGCCCGGCACACGGCGGGCGCGCTGCCGCGCCCGGCCGCCGGGGAGGCGGTGCTCGCCGGGCACCGGCTCCTGCTCGACCTGGGCCTGCTCCAGCAGGGCGACGAGGCGCTGGCCGGCACCCGGCACGCCGCCCTCGCCCGGGTGTCGTCCGCCACGGCCGCCGAGGCCGGCGTCAAGGACGGCGACCGGCTGGCCGTCACCGGTCCCGCCGGGACCGTCGCACTCCCGCTCAGCGTCACCGACATGCCCGACCGGGTGGTGTGGCTCCCGCTGAACTCGGCCGGCGCCGGCGTCGCCTCCGACGCCGGGGCGCTGCCCGGCTCCCTCGTCCGCATCGGCCCGGCCACGCTCGCCGGTGAGGCCCCCAAGGAGGTGGAGGGATGA
- the nuoF gene encoding NADH-quinone oxidoreductase subunit NuoF, which translates to MMTLAAEIKDTSPEKLLAPVLSAFWDQDESWTLDVYRRHEGYEGLRKALAMDPDDLIAYVKDSGLRGRGGAGFPTGMKWQFIPQGDGKPHYLVVNADESEPGTCKDIPLLFANPHALIEGIVIACHAIRSSHAFVYLRGEVVPVLRRLQEAVREAYAAGYLGENVLGSGLDLDLTVHAGAGAYICGEETALLDSLEGRRGQPRLRPPFPAVAGLYACPTVVNNVESIASVPSILNRGKDWFRSMGSEKSPGFTLYSLSGHVARPGQYEAPLGITLRQLLDMSGGMRPGHRLKFWTPGGSSTPMLTDEHLDVPLDYEGVGAAGSMLGTKALQCFDETTCVVRAVTRWTEFYAHESCGKCTPCREGTYWLVQLMRDLEAGKGRMSDLDKLYDIADNINGKAFCALGDGAAAPIFSSLKYFREEYEQHITGRGCPFDPARSTAWADRTEVHA; encoded by the coding sequence GTGATGACCTTGGCAGCGGAGATCAAGGACACCAGCCCGGAGAAGCTGCTCGCACCGGTGCTGTCGGCCTTCTGGGACCAGGACGAGTCGTGGACGCTCGACGTCTACCGCCGGCACGAGGGGTACGAGGGGCTGCGCAAGGCCCTCGCGATGGACCCCGACGACCTGATCGCGTACGTCAAGGACTCCGGTCTGCGCGGACGCGGCGGCGCCGGCTTCCCCACCGGGATGAAGTGGCAGTTCATCCCGCAGGGCGACGGCAAGCCCCACTACCTCGTGGTCAACGCGGACGAGTCGGAGCCCGGGACCTGCAAGGACATCCCGCTCCTGTTCGCCAACCCGCACGCCCTCATCGAGGGCATCGTCATCGCCTGCCACGCCATCCGCTCCTCGCACGCCTTCGTCTACCTGCGCGGCGAGGTCGTCCCCGTGCTGCGCCGGCTCCAGGAGGCGGTCCGCGAGGCGTACGCGGCCGGCTACCTCGGCGAGAACGTCCTCGGCAGCGGACTCGACCTCGACCTCACGGTGCACGCGGGCGCGGGCGCGTACATCTGCGGGGAGGAGACGGCGCTGCTCGACTCCCTCGAAGGGCGCCGTGGCCAGCCCCGGCTGCGTCCCCCCTTCCCCGCCGTCGCCGGTCTGTACGCCTGCCCCACCGTGGTGAACAACGTCGAGTCCATCGCGTCGGTTCCCTCGATCCTCAACCGGGGCAAGGACTGGTTCCGTTCGATGGGCAGCGAGAAGTCCCCGGGCTTCACGCTCTACTCGCTCAGCGGCCACGTCGCCCGCCCCGGCCAGTACGAGGCACCCCTCGGCATCACCCTGCGCCAGCTCCTCGACATGAGCGGCGGGATGCGCCCCGGCCACCGGCTGAAGTTCTGGACGCCGGGCGGCTCCTCCACGCCGATGCTCACCGACGAACACCTCGACGTCCCCCTCGACTACGAGGGCGTCGGCGCCGCCGGCTCCATGCTCGGCACCAAGGCGCTCCAGTGCTTCGACGAGACGACCTGCGTGGTGCGGGCCGTCACCCGCTGGACCGAGTTCTACGCCCACGAGTCCTGCGGCAAGTGCACGCCCTGCCGCGAGGGCACGTACTGGCTGGTCCAGCTCATGCGGGACCTGGAGGCCGGCAAGGGCCGCATGAGCGACCTCGACAAGCTGTACGACATCGCCGACAACATCAACGGCAAGGCGTTCTGCGCCCTCGGCGACGGCGCCGCCGCGCCGATCTTCTCCTCGCTGAAGTACTTCCGCGAGGAGTACGAGCAGCACATCACCGGCCGGGGCTGCCCCTTCGACCCCGCCAGGTCGACGGCCTGGGCCGACCGTACGGAGGTGCACGCATGA
- the nuoE gene encoding NADH-quinone oxidoreductase subunit NuoE has protein sequence MTTSPSERGVSLGMPELPAPDYPDDVRARLEADAREVVARYPDSRSALLPLLHLVQSEEGHVTRTGMRFCADVLGLTTAEVTAVATFYSMYRRRAGGDYQVGVCTNTLCAVMGGDALFESLQEHLGVGDGETTEDGTITLEHIECNAACDYAPVVMINWEFFDNQTPESIRRVVDDLRAGREVTPTRGAPLCTFKETSRILAGFPDEREGAVAGGGSGGPASLAGLKLAKGEAPAARVVHPRDGGPADTPKGPVHDPSPTEHLSSHDAPQETSASDPAHPAGPTAEEGE, from the coding sequence GTGACCACCTCACCCTCGGAGCGGGGCGTCAGCCTGGGCATGCCCGAACTCCCCGCGCCCGACTACCCGGACGACGTCCGCGCCCGGCTGGAGGCCGACGCGCGCGAGGTCGTCGCCCGCTACCCCGACTCCCGGTCCGCCCTCCTGCCGCTGCTGCACCTCGTGCAGTCCGAGGAGGGCCACGTCACCCGCACCGGCATGCGGTTCTGCGCGGACGTGCTCGGCCTGACCACGGCGGAGGTCACCGCCGTCGCCACCTTCTACTCCATGTACCGGCGCCGGGCCGGCGGCGACTACCAGGTCGGCGTCTGCACCAACACCCTGTGCGCGGTCATGGGCGGCGACGCCCTCTTCGAGTCGCTCCAGGAGCACCTGGGCGTCGGCGACGGCGAGACCACCGAGGACGGCACGATCACGCTGGAGCACATCGAGTGCAACGCGGCCTGCGACTACGCGCCGGTCGTGATGATCAACTGGGAGTTCTTCGACAACCAGACGCCGGAGAGCATCCGGCGCGTCGTCGACGACCTGCGGGCCGGCCGCGAGGTCACGCCGACCCGGGGCGCGCCCCTGTGCACCTTCAAGGAGACCTCCCGCATCCTGGCCGGCTTCCCCGACGAGCGGGAGGGCGCCGTCGCGGGCGGGGGCAGCGGGGGCCCCGCCTCCCTCGCCGGACTGAAGCTGGCCAAGGGCGAGGCGCCCGCCGCGCGCGTGGTGCACCCCCGCGACGGCGGCCCCGCCGACACCCCGAAGGGCCCCGTGCACGACCCGTCGCCGACGGAACACCTCAGCTCGCACGACGCGCCGCAGGAGACATCGGCATCCGACCCGGCCCACCCGGCCGGGCCCACCGCCGAGGAGGGGGAGTGA
- a CDS encoding NADH-quinone oxidoreductase subunit D gives MSTTPSASARETTEGPVYTVTGGDWDEVVQTAARTDDERIVVNMGPQHPSTHGVLRLILEIDGETVTEARCGIGYLHTGIEKNLEYRTWTQGTTFVTRMDYLTPFFNETAYCLGVERLLGIQDDIPDRASIIRVLLMELNRLSSHLVCIATGGMELGATTIMIYGFRDRELVLDIFELITGLRMNHAYVRPGGLAQDLPPGAVDQIRAFVKKMNKNLPEYDKLATGNPIFKARMQDVGYLDLAGCMALGATGPVLRSTGLPHDLRKAQPYCGYETYDFDVPTADTCDSYGRFLIRLEEMRQSLRIVEQCLDRLEPGPVMVADKKIAWPAQLALGPDGLGNSLDHIKKIMGTSMEALIHHFKLVTEGFRVPPGQAYAAVESPKGELGVHVVSDGGTRPFRVHFRDPSFTNLQAMAALCEGGQVADVIVAVASLDPVMGGVDR, from the coding sequence GTGAGCACCACCCCGTCCGCGTCGGCACGCGAGACCACCGAAGGCCCCGTCTACACCGTCACCGGAGGTGACTGGGACGAGGTCGTGCAGACCGCGGCCCGTACCGACGACGAGCGCATCGTCGTCAACATGGGCCCCCAGCACCCCTCCACCCACGGGGTGCTCCGCCTGATCCTGGAGATCGACGGCGAGACCGTCACCGAGGCCCGCTGCGGCATCGGCTACCTCCACACCGGCATCGAGAAGAACCTCGAGTACCGGACCTGGACCCAGGGCACCACGTTCGTGACGCGTATGGACTACCTGACGCCGTTCTTCAACGAGACGGCGTACTGCCTGGGCGTCGAGCGGCTGCTCGGCATCCAGGACGACATCCCGGACCGCGCCTCGATCATCCGGGTCCTCCTCATGGAGCTGAACCGGCTCTCCTCCCACCTGGTGTGCATCGCCACCGGCGGCATGGAGCTGGGCGCCACCACGATCATGATCTACGGCTTCCGTGACCGCGAACTGGTCCTCGACATCTTCGAGCTGATCACCGGCCTGCGGATGAACCACGCGTACGTCCGCCCCGGCGGGCTCGCCCAGGACCTGCCGCCCGGCGCCGTGGACCAGATCCGCGCCTTCGTGAAGAAGATGAACAAGAACCTCCCCGAGTACGACAAGCTCGCCACCGGGAACCCCATCTTCAAGGCCCGCATGCAGGACGTCGGCTACCTCGACCTGGCCGGCTGCATGGCCCTCGGCGCCACCGGCCCGGTCCTGCGCTCCACCGGCCTGCCGCACGACCTGCGCAAGGCACAGCCGTACTGCGGTTACGAGACCTACGACTTCGACGTGCCGACCGCCGACACCTGCGACTCCTACGGCCGCTTCCTGATCCGGCTGGAGGAGATGCGCCAGTCGCTGCGCATCGTCGAGCAGTGCCTGGACCGGCTGGAGCCGGGGCCGGTCATGGTCGCCGACAAGAAGATCGCCTGGCCCGCCCAGCTCGCCCTGGGACCGGACGGACTGGGCAACTCCCTCGACCACATCAAGAAGATCATGGGCACTTCCATGGAGGCCCTGATCCACCACTTCAAACTGGTCACCGAGGGCTTCCGCGTCCCGCCCGGACAGGCGTACGCGGCCGTCGAGTCGCCCAAGGGCGAACTCGGCGTGCACGTCGTCTCCGACGGCGGCACCCGCCCCTTCCGGGTCCACTTCCGCGACCCGTCCTTCACCAACCTTCAGGCCATGGCGGCACTGTGCGAGGGCGGCCAGGTCGCCGACGTCATCGTCGCCGTGGCGTCCCTCGACCCCGTGATGGGAGGCGTCGACCGGTGA
- a CDS encoding NADH-quinone oxidoreductase subunit C, producing MSEANGNGVNPEKDLSAENLPGRRGEGGEEIRVQRGMFGADNGGDTSGYGGLVRSVRLPGPASRPYGGWFDEVADELEGALEEQGLLPDNAIEKTVVDRDELTFHIEREHLVRVARTLRDDPALRFELCTGVSGVHYPNDTGRELHAVYHLRSITHNRMIRLEVSAPDADPRIPSLFAVYPTNDWHERETYDFFGILFDGHPALTRIMMPDDWQGHPQRKDYPLGGIPVEYKGAQIPAPDQRRSYS from the coding sequence ATGAGCGAGGCGAACGGCAACGGGGTCAACCCCGAGAAGGACCTCTCCGCCGAGAACCTCCCGGGCCGGCGAGGCGAGGGCGGCGAGGAGATCCGCGTCCAGCGCGGCATGTTCGGCGCCGACAACGGCGGCGACACCTCCGGGTACGGCGGGCTGGTCCGCTCGGTCCGCCTGCCCGGCCCGGCGAGCAGGCCCTACGGGGGCTGGTTCGACGAGGTCGCCGACGAGCTGGAGGGCGCCCTGGAGGAACAGGGCCTGCTGCCGGACAACGCGATCGAGAAGACGGTCGTCGACCGCGACGAACTGACCTTCCACATCGAGCGCGAGCACCTGGTCCGCGTCGCCCGCACCCTGCGCGACGACCCGGCGCTCCGCTTCGAACTGTGCACCGGCGTCAGCGGCGTCCACTACCCGAACGACACTGGCCGCGAGCTGCACGCCGTCTACCACCTGCGCTCGATCACCCACAACCGGATGATCCGGCTGGAGGTCAGCGCCCCCGACGCCGACCCCCGCATCCCGTCGCTGTTCGCGGTGTACCCGACCAACGACTGGCACGAGCGGGAGACCTACGACTTCTTCGGCATCCTCTTCGACGGTCACCCGGCCCTGACCCGGATCATGATGCCGGACGACTGGCAGGGCCACCCGCAGCGCAAGGACTACCCGCTCGGCGGCATCCCCGTCGAGTACAAGGGCGCCCAGATCCCGGCTCCGGACCAGCGGAGGTCGTACTCGTGA
- a CDS encoding NADH-quinone oxidoreductase subunit B, producing MGLEEKLPSGFLLTTVEQAAGWVRKSSVFPATFGLACCAIEMMTTGAGRYDLARFGMEVFRGSPRQADLMIVAGRVSQKMAPVLRQVYDQMPNPKWVISMGVCASSGGMFNNYAIVQGVDHIVPVDIYLPGCPPRPEMLIDAILKLHQKIQGTKLGVNAEEAAREAEEAALKALPTIEMKGLLR from the coding sequence ATGGGACTCGAAGAAAAGCTTCCGAGCGGATTCCTCCTGACCACCGTCGAGCAGGCCGCGGGCTGGGTGCGCAAGTCGTCCGTCTTCCCCGCCACCTTCGGCCTCGCCTGCTGCGCCATCGAGATGATGACCACCGGCGCCGGCCGCTACGACCTGGCGCGCTTCGGCATGGAGGTCTTCCGCGGCTCGCCGCGCCAGGCCGACCTGATGATCGTGGCCGGCCGGGTCAGCCAGAAGATGGCGCCGGTGCTGCGGCAGGTCTACGACCAGATGCCGAACCCGAAGTGGGTGATCTCCATGGGGGTCTGCGCCTCCTCGGGCGGCATGTTCAACAACTACGCGATCGTCCAGGGCGTCGACCACATCGTCCCCGTCGACATCTACCTCCCCGGCTGCCCGCCCCGCCCCGAGATGCTGATCGACGCCATCCTCAAGCTCCACCAGAAGATCCAGGGCACCAAGCTCGGCGTCAACGCCGAGGAGGCGGCCCGCGAGGCGGAGGAGGCGGCGCTCAAGGCCCTGCCCACGATCGAGATGAAGGGGCTGCTGCGATGA
- a CDS encoding NADH-quinone oxidoreductase subunit A: protein MNAYAPILVLGALGAGFAIFSVVMATLIGPKRYNRARLEAYECGIEPTPTPAGGGRFPIKYYLTAMLFIVFDIEIVFLYPWAVTFDALGIFGLVEMLLFVLTVFVAYAYVWRRGGLEWD, encoded by the coding sequence GTGAACGCGTATGCGCCCATCCTCGTACTGGGAGCCCTCGGGGCAGGCTTTGCGATCTTCTCCGTGGTCATGGCCACGCTGATCGGTCCGAAGCGGTACAACCGGGCCCGGCTAGAGGCCTACGAGTGCGGCATCGAGCCGACCCCCACGCCGGCCGGCGGTGGGCGCTTCCCCATCAAGTACTACCTGACGGCGATGCTCTTCATCGTCTTCGACATCGAGATCGTCTTCCTCTACCCCTGGGCCGTCACCTTCGACGCCCTGGGGATCTTCGGGCTCGTGGAGATGCTGCTCTTCGTGCTCACCGTCTTCGTCGCGTACGCGTACGTATGGCGGCGCGGCGGCCTGGAATGGGACTGA
- a CDS encoding C40 family peptidase → MSHTAHIRSHRKPRRTAPTTLAMRAGVAGGVLSTLAVAGASGSANAAEPVAQTLELPTLTAGLAAQVAQSADATQQAAAHYELRAERDAAATKAAKTAKADLATAKKKAAEAKKKAEEAARKAAAERASRTAERATLTAPSGSGAGTAVSASSSGSVSTSTATGSAAAVVSFVKAQVGDAYVSGGTGPNSWDCSGLVQAAFKQVGVDLPRVSQAQSTAGTQVSLGSLQPGDILYWGGAGSAYHVGVYVGDGMFVGAQNPSTGVVLRSLSYDPPSGAVRVL, encoded by the coding sequence ATGTCCCACACCGCTCACATACGCAGCCACCGGAAGCCCCGGCGTACCGCGCCGACGACCCTCGCGATGCGGGCCGGAGTTGCCGGTGGCGTCCTCAGCACCCTGGCAGTGGCCGGTGCGTCCGGTTCGGCGAACGCCGCCGAGCCCGTGGCGCAGACGCTCGAACTGCCCACCCTGACGGCCGGCCTGGCCGCTCAGGTCGCCCAGTCGGCCGACGCCACGCAGCAGGCCGCCGCCCACTACGAACTGCGCGCCGAACGCGACGCCGCCGCCACCAAGGCGGCCAAGACCGCCAAGGCCGACCTCGCCACCGCCAAGAAGAAGGCGGCCGAGGCCAAGAAGAAGGCCGAGGAGGCCGCCCGCAAGGCCGCCGCCGAGCGCGCCTCGCGCACCGCCGAACGCGCCACCCTGACCGCCCCGTCGGGCAGCGGCGCCGGCACCGCCGTCAGCGCGAGCAGCAGCGGCAGCGTCAGCACCTCCACGGCCACCGGCTCCGCCGCCGCGGTCGTCTCCTTCGTCAAGGCCCAGGTCGGCGACGCCTACGTCTCCGGCGGCACCGGCCCCAACTCCTGGGACTGCTCCGGCCTCGTGCAGGCCGCCTTCAAGCAGGTCGGCGTCGACCTGCCGCGCGTCTCCCAGGCCCAGTCCACCGCCGGCACCCAGGTCTCCCTCGGCAGCCTGCAGCCCGGCGACATCCTCTACTGGGGCGGCGCGGGCAGCGCCTACCACGTGGGCGTCTACGTCGGCGACGGCATGTTCGTCGGCGCGCAGAACCCGTCCACCGGCGTCGTCCTCAGGTCGCTCTCCTACGACCCGCCGAGCGGCGCGGTGCGCGTGCTCTGA
- a CDS encoding geranylgeranyl reductase family protein has translation MTEPLSDNTADVIVVGAGPAGSATAYHLARAGLDVLLLEKTAFPREKVCGDGLTPRAVKQLVAMGIDISEEAGWLRNKGLRIIGGGTRLQLDWPDLASYPDYGLVRRRDDFDEQLARQAQKAGARLYERCNVGAPLLDDRTGRITGVRAKLGEDKREVTFHAPLVVAADGNSTRLSLAMGLHRRDDRPMGVAVRTYFTSPRHDDDYLESWLELWDRRGPQDRLLPGYGWIFGMGDGTSNVGLGVLNTSASFKELDWREILKAWCASTPAEWGYTPENMTGPIRGAALPMAFNRQPHYTRGLLLVGDAGGLVNPFNGEGIAYAMESGQLAAEIIAQAQVRATPAQREMALQRYPRVLKDTYGGYYTLGRAFVKLIGNPKVMQLATQRGLTHPLLMKFTLKMLANLTDPTGGDAMDRIINGLSKVAPSA, from the coding sequence GTGACCGAGCCCCTCTCCGACAACACCGCCGATGTGATCGTCGTGGGCGCGGGGCCAGCCGGCTCCGCCACCGCGTACCACCTGGCCAGGGCCGGGCTCGACGTCCTGCTGCTGGAGAAGACCGCCTTCCCCCGGGAGAAGGTCTGCGGCGACGGTCTGACGCCCCGCGCGGTCAAGCAGCTCGTCGCCATGGGCATCGACATCTCCGAGGAGGCCGGCTGGCTGCGCAACAAGGGCCTGCGCATCATCGGCGGCGGCACCCGGCTCCAGCTCGACTGGCCGGATCTGGCCTCCTACCCGGACTACGGACTGGTCCGCAGGCGCGACGACTTCGACGAACAGCTCGCCCGGCAGGCCCAGAAGGCCGGCGCCCGCCTGTACGAGCGCTGCAACGTCGGCGCCCCGCTCCTCGACGACCGCACCGGCCGCATCACCGGTGTCCGCGCCAAGCTGGGCGAGGACAAGCGGGAGGTCACCTTCCACGCGCCGCTGGTCGTGGCCGCCGACGGCAACTCCACACGGCTGTCCCTGGCGATGGGCCTGCACCGCCGCGACGACCGGCCGATGGGCGTCGCCGTGCGCACGTACTTCACCAGCCCGCGCCACGACGACGACTACCTGGAGTCCTGGCTGGAGCTGTGGGACCGGCGCGGCCCCCAGGACCGCCTGCTGCCGGGCTACGGCTGGATCTTCGGCATGGGCGACGGGACGAGCAACGTCGGCCTGGGCGTGCTGAACACGTCCGCGTCCTTCAAGGAACTGGACTGGCGCGAGATCCTGAAGGCGTGGTGCGCCTCCACGCCCGCCGAGTGGGGCTACACCCCGGAGAACATGACCGGGCCGATCCGCGGTGCCGCCCTGCCCATGGCCTTCAACCGGCAGCCGCACTACACCCGCGGGCTGTTGCTCGTCGGTGACGCGGGCGGACTGGTGAACCCGTTCAACGGCGAGGGCATCGCCTACGCCATGGAGTCCGGTCAGCTCGCCGCCGAGATCATCGCCCAGGCGCAGGTGCGGGCGACCCCCGCGCAACGGGAGATGGCGCTCCAGCGCTACCCGCGCGTGCTGAAGGACACCTACGGCGGCTACTACACGCTGGGCCGCGCCTTCGTGAAGCTCATCGGCAACCCGAAGGTCATGCAACTCGCCACGCAGCGCGGGCTCACCCACCCGCTGCTGATGAAGTTCACGCTGAAGATGCTCGCCAACCTCACCGACCCGACCGGCGGCGACGCGATGGACCGCATCATCAACGGCCTGAGCAAGGTGGCGCCCAGCGCCTGA
- a CDS encoding GNAT family N-acetyltransferase, with product MNRPVPAVRLRVPTDEDAVAWHRVFADPDVMEFHGGRPAELSVYEELTARQRRHDAERGFCLWSMVDGAGRVIGFTGAQPWPHAWGPRGEIEIGWRLGRAHWGRGYVTAAARQTLERLRTAGVPAVVAMVDADNARSIAVTERLGMRLTEVFTTPTSRRRGNCYRLEL from the coding sequence GTGAACCGACCCGTTCCCGCAGTACGGCTCCGCGTCCCCACCGACGAGGACGCCGTCGCCTGGCACCGTGTCTTCGCCGACCCGGACGTCATGGAGTTCCACGGCGGGCGTCCCGCGGAACTCTCCGTGTACGAGGAACTGACCGCCCGCCAGCGCCGCCACGACGCCGAACGCGGCTTCTGCCTCTGGTCGATGGTGGACGGCGCCGGCCGGGTCATCGGCTTCACCGGCGCCCAGCCGTGGCCGCACGCCTGGGGTCCGCGCGGCGAGATCGAGATCGGCTGGCGGCTGGGCCGCGCCCACTGGGGCCGGGGGTACGTGACCGCCGCCGCCCGGCAGACCCTGGAGCGGCTGCGGACGGCGGGGGTGCCCGCGGTGGTGGCGATGGTCGACGCGGACAACGCCCGCTCCATCGCCGTCACCGAACGGCTCGGCATGCGCCTGACGGAGGTCTTCACGACCCCCACGTCCCGCCGCCGGGGGAACTGCTACCGGCTGGAGCTGTGA